The Thermoproteota archaeon genome has a segment encoding these proteins:
- the gcvPA gene encoding aminomethyl-transferring glycine dehydrogenase subunit GcvPA, whose product MPMPAESLIPNASGLITSKMMNYLGINKLEDLFSDVPDSILINEPTGIGRSLTQSEVEALYSEKLEKNISFKLSFMGGGIADHYVPPLVDELVTNQEFYSSYTPYQPEISQGILQALFEYQSLMAELLGMDVVNASLYDYASALGEAGRFSVRVTKRKKILLATTTHPERKAVLKTYMEPLDVQIVEINREASGEISFDELSASMDENVGMVYLETPNFFGVVERGIEDVADIAHSKGALLVVGTDPLLAGIVKPPGELGADVVIGEGQHLGGYMSYGGPSLGIFAVRRSFRHIRQLPGRLIGMTKTVDRRYRGYTMVLQTREQHIRQEEATSNITTNSSLMAVRAAIYLALLGPDGIRSVAEKILYNTEYLKRKLSDLPCFSVLFENSLHFKEIPVVSEIPWGEVNSWLLRNGILGAFQVSKLFPDADSTGKLGLLSTTEKHRLADLDLLLRLMEEVCS is encoded by the coding sequence ATGCCAATGCCTGCAGAGAGCTTGATACCCAACGCTTCAGGCCTAATTACCTCTAAGATGATGAATTATCTGGGCATTAATAAGTTAGAGGATCTGTTTTCCGATGTTCCCGACTCCATCTTAATTAATGAGCCTACTGGAATCGGGAGATCTCTAACACAGTCTGAAGTGGAAGCTCTTTACTCTGAAAAACTGGAGAAGAACATATCCTTTAAACTGAGCTTCATGGGGGGAGGGATAGCTGATCACTACGTGCCTCCCCTAGTGGATGAATTAGTTACCAACCAAGAGTTCTACTCCTCGTATACACCCTATCAGCCCGAGATATCTCAAGGGATCCTACAGGCACTCTTTGAATATCAGTCACTCATGGCGGAGCTACTGGGTATGGATGTGGTGAATGCTTCCCTTTATGACTACGCCTCCGCATTGGGCGAGGCTGGGAGGTTCTCCGTTAGGGTCACTAAGAGGAAGAAGATTCTGCTCGCGACGACCACCCATCCAGAGAGGAAGGCCGTACTGAAGACCTACATGGAACCCCTCGATGTCCAAATAGTTGAGATCAACCGGGAGGCTAGTGGAGAGATCTCTTTCGATGAATTATCGGCTAGTATGGATGAGAACGTTGGTATGGTGTATCTGGAGACTCCGAATTTCTTTGGCGTTGTTGAGAGGGGGATTGAGGACGTAGCTGATATAGCTCACTCTAAGGGGGCACTCCTCGTCGTTGGAACTGATCCCCTACTAGCTGGGATAGTTAAGCCTCCTGGAGAGCTGGGAGCGGACGTAGTGATTGGAGAAGGACAGCACTTGGGCGGATATATGAGCTATGGGGGTCCATCATTGGGGATATTCGCGGTGAGGAGGAGCTTTAGGCACATCAGACAGCTCCCTGGAAGGTTAATAGGGATGACCAAGACCGTAGATAGGAGGTATCGCGGTTATACCATGGTCCTCCAGACGAGGGAGCAGCATATCAGGCAGGAGGAGGCTACTTCGAATATAACCACCAACTCCTCGTTGATGGCCGTGAGGGCAGCTATCTATCTGGCATTGTTGGGGCCTGATGGTATAAGATCCGTCGCCGAGAAGATCTTATACAATACGGAGTACCTCAAGAGGAAGCTGAGCGATCTACCATGCTTCAGCGTCCTGTTCGAGAACTCTCTTCATTTCAAGGAGATCCCCGTCGTGTCTGAAATACCTTGGGGTGAAGTGAACAGCTGGTTGTTGAGGAACGGGATCTTAGGGGCCTTTCAAGTATCCAAGCTATTCCCGGACGCTGATTCGACTGGAAAACTGGGCCTGCTCTCTACAACGGAGAAACACCGGCTTGCTGACTTAGATTTACTCTTGAGACTAATGGAGGAGGTGTGCTCATGA
- the ftsZ gene encoding cell division protein FtsZ, with translation MFEGMQETGSPQGREMVDLFRRIFNGPTDDESGIPMMDAARAIDSLDTPVKSEDYSAGNIVIVGVGGCGSNTVHNLNKLGVEGVRLVAINTDKVHLDGVEAPHKILIGENITNGLGAGGRPEVARACAEQDSHKISDALGSRPDLVFIAAGMGGGTGTGAAPIVAKIAKDKGAKVIGFVTLPFKTEGRHKYKIAQEGIRQLRKWADTVVLISNDKLLHLAGELPIDKAFVMADYTLAIMVKGIAEIIRKRTMVNVDLNDIRTLMSAGGVAAVGIGESSDPKRRAEEAVKMALRNQLIEISPDGAKGALVVVYGGKNLKLTEVHQITEIVASRMSSDAIIKIGADMDEHLGDSVRVILLLTGIKSPDVLGPERIGHMQPIISTGITAVDGQYDPVSVIEDALGRAYVLY, from the coding sequence ATGTTTGAGGGGATGCAGGAGACTGGATCTCCCCAAGGAAGGGAGATGGTGGACCTCTTCAGGAGGATCTTCAATGGACCAACTGACGACGAGTCTGGCATACCGATGATGGACGCCGCGAGGGCTATCGACTCCTTAGATACCCCAGTGAAGAGCGAGGATTACTCCGCTGGCAACATAGTCATAGTAGGGGTGGGAGGATGTGGCTCCAATACCGTTCACAACCTAAATAAGCTGGGCGTCGAGGGAGTCAGGCTCGTCGCCATAAACACGGACAAGGTACATTTGGATGGTGTAGAGGCTCCCCATAAGATTCTCATAGGGGAAAACATAACCAACGGTCTGGGCGCAGGCGGAAGGCCGGAGGTGGCGAGAGCCTGCGCAGAGCAAGATTCCCACAAGATCTCGGATGCCTTGGGAAGCAGACCGGATCTGGTCTTCATAGCGGCGGGTATGGGAGGTGGAACCGGGACAGGTGCCGCCCCTATAGTAGCGAAGATAGCTAAGGACAAGGGGGCTAAGGTGATAGGCTTCGTAACACTCCCCTTCAAGACCGAGGGGAGGCACAAATACAAGATAGCCCAAGAGGGAATAAGACAACTTAGAAAATGGGCCGATACAGTCGTACTCATATCCAATGACAAGCTCCTACATCTGGCTGGTGAGCTCCCGATAGATAAGGCCTTCGTGATGGCCGACTACACCCTCGCTATAATGGTGAAGGGGATAGCCGAGATCATCAGGAAGAGGACCATGGTGAATGTAGATCTCAACGACATAAGGACGCTCATGTCCGCTGGAGGAGTGGCGGCTGTGGGGATAGGGGAATCCAGCGATCCTAAGAGGAGGGCAGAGGAGGCTGTCAAGATGGCTCTTAGGAACCAGCTGATAGAGATCTCCCCAGACGGGGCCAAGGGAGCCCTAGTAGTCGTATACGGAGGGAAGAACCTCAAACTCACTGAAGTCCACCAGATAACGGAGATAGTGGCATCTAGGATGTCCAGCGATGCCATAATAAAGATAGGGGCCGACATGGACGAGCATCTTGGGGACAGCGTGAGGGTGATACTCCTGCTGACGGGTATAAAGTCCCCCGATGTCCTCGGACCGGAGAGGATAGGGCATATGCAACCCATTATCAGCACGGGTATAACGGCGGTGGACGGACAGTACGATCCCGTGAGCGTGATAGAGGATGCCTTAGGCAGAGCCTACGTGCTCTATTGA
- the gcvPB gene encoding aminomethyl-transferring glycine dehydrogenase subunit GcvPB: MNRRYVQAKWQLSEGILEPTVFELGEIGKGGVVVARVEDELRREVGELEDLIPQDLQRGAIGLPGLTEPEVARHYSHLAQMNYGVDSGPYWLGSCTMKYTPKVAMKLESHPSLRNAHPYAPEESVQGILEILYELQEMLSSITGLPKFTLQPAAGAHGELVGALIIRKRFLDLGERRDEILIPESAHGSNFASAAMAGFKVVRIPPSEEGTVDMGALRAAISERTAGMMITNPNTLGIFESDILEIADLLHSNGSYLYYDGANLNAIMGWVRLSDMGVDLAHLNVHKTFSAPHGGGGPGAGAVGVIEELADYLPVPVIVREGDTYRLDYDLPKSIGRVRMFHGNIGVLVKAWGYLKLLGSEGVRLSSGIAVLNANYVRKRLMDMGFEVPYGKDRPCKHEFVISLSRFRREYGVRALDFAKALMDRGVHPPTMYFPLIVQEAFMMEPTESDSLEELDSYVYAMGELADLARSDPDELLSAPKNTAIGRIDDSFANKRLWLSWKVYKDRESS; the protein is encoded by the coding sequence ATGAACAGGAGATATGTGCAGGCCAAGTGGCAGCTCAGCGAGGGGATTTTAGAACCCACCGTATTCGAACTAGGGGAAATTGGGAAGGGAGGTGTCGTAGTTGCTAGAGTGGAGGACGAGCTACGGAGGGAAGTAGGAGAACTGGAGGACCTGATTCCCCAAGACCTCCAGAGAGGAGCTATAGGATTGCCTGGACTGACCGAGCCGGAGGTGGCCAGGCACTACAGTCATCTAGCCCAGATGAATTACGGGGTCGACAGCGGCCCGTACTGGTTGGGCTCGTGTACGATGAAGTACACGCCAAAAGTCGCGATGAAGCTGGAGTCCCATCCATCCCTCAGGAACGCACACCCCTATGCCCCTGAGGAGAGTGTTCAGGGAATACTGGAGATCCTCTACGAGCTTCAGGAGATGCTTTCTTCCATAACGGGATTGCCCAAGTTCACTCTACAGCCAGCAGCGGGAGCTCACGGTGAGCTAGTCGGGGCCCTGATCATAAGAAAGAGGTTTCTTGACCTAGGGGAAAGAAGGGATGAAATCCTCATCCCGGAATCTGCCCATGGATCCAACTTCGCCAGTGCAGCAATGGCCGGATTCAAGGTGGTCAGGATTCCGCCCTCTGAGGAAGGTACTGTGGACATGGGGGCATTAAGAGCGGCCATTAGCGAGAGAACTGCTGGGATGATGATAACTAATCCCAACACACTAGGCATATTCGAGAGCGATATACTGGAGATAGCGGATCTCCTACACTCTAATGGCAGCTACCTCTACTACGACGGAGCTAACCTGAACGCGATAATGGGGTGGGTACGCTTATCAGATATGGGAGTAGATCTAGCCCATCTCAACGTACATAAGACCTTCAGCGCGCCTCACGGTGGGGGAGGCCCGGGTGCTGGAGCTGTAGGGGTCATAGAGGAGCTAGCTGATTATCTCCCGGTCCCCGTAATAGTGAGGGAGGGTGACACCTACCGCCTAGATTACGACCTCCCCAAGAGCATAGGGAGGGTCAGGATGTTTCACGGAAATATAGGTGTCCTCGTGAAGGCGTGGGGTTATCTAAAGCTACTGGGAAGCGAAGGTGTGAGGCTCTCCTCGGGAATAGCCGTTCTTAACGCGAACTATGTCAGGAAGAGGCTCATGGATATGGGGTTTGAGGTTCCCTATGGAAAGGACAGGCCGTGTAAGCACGAGTTCGTCATATCCCTGTCCAGATTCAGGAGGGAGTATGGGGTCAGGGCGCTCGACTTCGCCAAGGCGTTGATGGATAGAGGGGTGCATCCACCGACCATGTACTTCCCGCTCATAGTTCAGGAGGCGTTCATGATGGAGCCTACGGAATCGGATAGCTTGGAAGAGCTGGATTCCTATGTTTATGCCATGGGTGAGCTCGCCGATCTGGCTAGGAGTGACCCGGATGAGTTGCTCAGCGCCCCCAAGAATACAGCCATTGGCAGGATCGATGATTCATTCGCGAATAAGAGACTGTGGTTATCTTGGAAGGTATATAAGGACAGAGAGAGCAGCTAA
- a CDS encoding ATP-NAD kinase family protein has translation MRLWVSNIYKKRRKIGLIVNPIAGLGGPLGRKGTDDHKTVAEALRRGLKKTSLERATRALKFFRGIDVVVYAPRGEMGEISVISAGLGSKFIPLEYTPSSPSTREDTLRASEEIVRKGVDLLLFSGGDGTAADVLKVVNHRLVVLGIPSGVKVFSSVFAKTPEDAGRVARDYLEGRLDEAVGEVVDIPEEDYRSGSFSPKVIGTLRVPCSHLVQGSKSMEAPDEVVLEGIYRYIRSRLEARGLIVLGPGRTVSFIAAKMGYEKNPSTVDVITGGKYLEDVDYFEMESIIGGSQDRPLVILTPIGGTSFLLGRGNHQLIPAIKRADWGEDVMIVSTPSKIRNIEELLVDVDEPLENVPGYIRVIIGYREEKIVRVRLTQ, from the coding sequence TTGAGATTGTGGGTGAGCAATATATACAAGAAAAGGCGCAAAATTGGGTTAATAGTAAACCCTATAGCCGGGCTCGGTGGTCCTCTCGGTAGGAAGGGCACAGACGATCATAAGACGGTTGCTGAGGCGCTAAGGAGGGGGCTCAAGAAGACCTCATTAGAGAGGGCTACTAGGGCTTTGAAGTTCTTCAGGGGTATCGACGTGGTTGTATACGCTCCAAGGGGAGAGATGGGCGAAATTTCCGTTATCTCCGCTGGTCTGGGATCTAAGTTCATCCCTCTGGAGTACACGCCCTCCAGTCCCAGCACGAGGGAGGATACGCTGAGGGCATCTGAGGAGATCGTCAGGAAGGGCGTTGACCTTCTCTTGTTCTCAGGTGGGGACGGAACGGCAGCAGATGTGTTGAAGGTTGTGAACCACAGGTTAGTGGTCTTGGGTATACCTTCAGGTGTCAAGGTGTTCTCGTCCGTGTTCGCAAAGACTCCAGAGGATGCTGGGAGAGTGGCGAGGGATTATTTAGAGGGAAGATTGGATGAAGCCGTAGGAGAGGTCGTTGATATACCGGAGGAAGACTACAGGAGTGGCTCCTTCTCCCCCAAGGTTATAGGTACGCTGAGAGTACCTTGCTCACATTTGGTGCAGGGCAGCAAGAGCATGGAGGCTCCAGATGAGGTAGTGCTCGAAGGGATTTATAGGTACATCAGAAGCAGATTGGAAGCGAGAGGACTGATCGTTCTAGGCCCAGGTAGGACTGTGAGCTTTATAGCCGCCAAGATGGGCTACGAGAAGAACCCTTCAACTGTAGATGTGATCACAGGAGGGAAATACTTGGAGGATGTGGATTACTTTGAGATGGAATCCATCATCGGGGGATCCCAGGATAGGCCGTTAGTTATTCTAACCCCGATAGGGGGAACCTCGTTCCTCCTTGGAAGGGGGAATCACCAGCTCATACCCGCCATAAAGAGAGCCGACTGGGGGGAGGATGTCATGATAGTTTCAACTCCCTCCAAAATCAGGAACATAGAGGAGCTGCTGGTAGATGTGGACGAGCCCCTAGAGAATGTCCCCGGATATATCAGGGTGATAATAGGTTACAGGGAGGAGAAAATAGTTAGAGTGAGGTTGACTCAATAG
- a CDS encoding ribbon-helix-helix domain-containing protein, giving the protein MVVVSFHIPHSLMRELEKLVQEVGFTSKSEAIREAIRLLIREYKRRNTGGVAF; this is encoded by the coding sequence ATGGTAGTAGTATCGTTCCATATACCTCACTCCCTCATGAGGGAACTGGAGAAACTGGTCCAAGAGGTCGGTTTCACTAGCAAGAGCGAGGCCATAAGGGAGGCTATAAGACTCCTCATAAGGGAATATAAGAGGAGGAACACTGGAGGTGTGGCTTTCTGA
- a CDS encoding helicase C-terminal domain-containing protein, whose amino-acid sequence MCEGIERHFPFDEFRPGQRELLADLCLSLSERGLALIEAPNGIGKTATVLTAMEYLSQRIGATFLYLVRTHSQIDRVLDECRRFSMVKVAALRGKRELCLNWRANRIANYYLFNKRCDELREEGKCPYFARNSQINKERCFDPLNLGGNGCPYYGSLKTIAKGNYDVVVASYAYLMDEGLLKFVEGTLGVRRSILVDEGHNLKKAWLSNHFITIERDLLIPISHHCWRIRDLLSYFKRSRLSYVALPKRYLAASLVCEGTVPKEVRETLIWLRGEVLEAEKVFLSGEGLLLFRRPKSTLEEIFSKYESVVLISGTWGGSESRGEFLVDANYRRVSLPRWGRLEAYITRDFTTRFEERSSYEYYRLATALADLSHTVLGNMGVFASSYDIVQGLLDAGLEELVEGPIFVERKGMRETERAYLIERYKRSWRQGAILLGVQGGRNSEGEDFPGPYMSTSVIVGMQFMKPGIFRSLTLSLWRRYSRLDNPELLIACRSAAQAAARPVRSSDDLGFVVFADSRFKLCLNLFPEWLRGMTKIASLEEVPQLADEFFSSNGYLLEDARVPLDGVNSSTIPLEGKPLEKRY is encoded by the coding sequence GTGTGCGAGGGAATTGAAAGGCATTTTCCCTTTGATGAGTTCAGGCCGGGACAGAGGGAGCTCTTGGCTGACCTGTGTCTTTCGTTGAGTGAAAGGGGTCTAGCACTCATAGAAGCCCCGAACGGGATAGGTAAGACGGCCACCGTCCTTACCGCCATGGAATATCTCTCGCAAAGGATTGGAGCTACATTCTTGTATCTCGTCAGGACCCACAGCCAGATAGATCGTGTGTTAGATGAATGTAGAAGGTTCAGCATGGTCAAGGTAGCTGCCTTGAGGGGTAAGAGGGAGCTGTGTTTGAACTGGAGGGCCAACCGCATCGCAAACTACTACCTCTTCAACAAGAGATGCGATGAACTTAGAGAGGAAGGAAAGTGCCCCTATTTCGCTAGAAACAGCCAGATAAATAAGGAGAGATGTTTTGATCCCCTAAATTTGGGCGGAAACGGATGTCCTTATTACGGATCCCTCAAGACCATAGCTAAGGGGAACTACGATGTGGTAGTTGCGTCATATGCATATCTCATGGATGAAGGCTTGCTGAAGTTCGTGGAGGGAACTCTCGGAGTCAGAAGATCAATCCTAGTAGACGAGGGCCACAACTTGAAGAAAGCGTGGCTGTCTAACCATTTTATCACAATAGAACGGGACCTACTCATCCCGATATCACACCACTGCTGGAGGATTAGAGATTTACTGTCATACTTTAAGAGGTCGAGGCTGAGCTACGTTGCTCTTCCCAAGAGGTATTTAGCTGCCTCCTTGGTCTGCGAGGGAACCGTCCCTAAAGAGGTTAGAGAGACCCTGATATGGCTGAGAGGCGAAGTCCTAGAAGCAGAAAAGGTCTTTCTATCCGGAGAGGGACTCCTTCTATTCAGGAGACCCAAGAGCACCCTAGAGGAGATTTTCAGCAAGTACGAATCGGTCGTTCTAATATCGGGGACATGGGGTGGGAGCGAGTCTAGGGGAGAATTCTTAGTGGATGCCAACTACAGAAGGGTATCCTTACCGAGATGGGGACGCCTAGAGGCGTACATAACGAGAGACTTCACCACGAGATTCGAAGAGAGGAGCAGCTATGAGTATTACAGGCTAGCTACTGCTCTAGCGGACTTGTCTCACACAGTATTAGGGAACATGGGAGTATTTGCCTCCTCATATGACATCGTACAGGGATTGCTTGACGCTGGCTTGGAAGAGCTCGTTGAGGGGCCTATCTTCGTTGAGAGAAAGGGAATGCGAGAGACAGAGAGGGCTTACCTCATCGAGAGATACAAGAGGTCTTGGAGACAGGGGGCCATACTTCTAGGGGTTCAGGGAGGCAGGAACAGCGAGGGCGAGGATTTTCCAGGGCCATACATGTCCACATCTGTGATTGTGGGGATGCAGTTCATGAAACCCGGTATCTTCAGATCCCTCACCCTCTCTCTATGGAGGAGATACTCGAGACTCGACAATCCCGAGCTTCTAATAGCGTGTAGATCCGCGGCTCAAGCGGCAGCTAGACCTGTAAGGTCATCTGACGATTTAGGATTTGTGGTGTTCGCGGATAGCAGGTTCAAGCTGTGTCTGAACCTATTCCCCGAATGGCTTAGGGGGATGACTAAGATTGCATCCCTCGAAGAAGTACCTCAGTTAGCCGATGAGTTCTTTAGCTCGAACGGATACTTACTCGAAGATGCAAGGGTGCCCCTCGATGGAGTTAATAGCAGCACCATCCCACTTGAAGGGAAGCCTCTTGAGAAAAGATATTAA